In Arthrobacter sp. SLBN-83, one DNA window encodes the following:
- a CDS encoding HpcH/HpaI aldolase/citrate lyase family protein, with protein sequence MTSTIAAETVRPERNIPAEIARSWLLVNAMKPELFDQSAVSRADSIILDIEDAVDPSQKDQARNNVIDWLTAGGKAWVRINDATSPFWADDLAGLRGTPGLLGVMLAKTESADQVTESYHRMDGKTPVIPLVESALGIEEANHIAKAQGAFRLAFGSGDFRRDTGMAATPEAMAYPRAKLVVASRVGNLPGPIDGPTVGTNHPILREQTGITVMMGMTGKLCLAIDQTPVINEVISPTPSDVAWATDFMNDFEANGRVIRDGSDLPRLGRAEKIMKLAVAFGVQPAL encoded by the coding sequence ATGACGTCTACCATCGCCGCCGAAACCGTTAGGCCGGAACGGAATATCCCCGCCGAGATCGCCCGCTCCTGGCTGCTGGTCAATGCCATGAAGCCCGAACTCTTCGACCAGTCGGCCGTGTCCCGCGCTGACTCGATCATCCTGGATATTGAAGACGCCGTGGACCCCTCGCAGAAGGACCAGGCCCGGAACAACGTTATCGATTGGCTGACCGCCGGCGGCAAGGCCTGGGTCCGGATCAACGACGCCACCAGCCCGTTCTGGGCCGACGACCTCGCCGGCCTCCGCGGCACCCCCGGGCTCCTGGGCGTCATGCTGGCCAAGACCGAATCGGCAGACCAGGTGACCGAGAGCTACCACCGCATGGACGGCAAGACGCCCGTCATTCCGCTGGTGGAATCCGCCCTCGGCATCGAGGAAGCCAACCACATCGCCAAGGCCCAGGGCGCATTCCGCCTGGCCTTCGGTTCCGGCGACTTCCGCCGCGACACCGGTATGGCCGCCACCCCGGAAGCCATGGCCTACCCGCGCGCCAAGCTCGTGGTCGCCAGCCGCGTCGGCAACCTGCCGGGCCCCATTGACGGACCCACCGTCGGCACCAACCATCCCATCCTGCGCGAGCAGACCGGCATCACCGTGATGATGGGCATGACCGGCAAACTGTGCCTGGCCATCGACCAGACCCCCGTGATCAACGAGGTCATCAGCCCCACGCCGTCGGACGTCGCCTGGGCCACCGACTTCATGAACGACTTCGAAGCCAACGGCCGCGTCATCCGTGACGGCTCCGACCTGCCCCGCCTGGGCCGCGCCGAGAAGATCATGAAGCTCGCGGTAGCCTTTGGGGTGCAGCCCGCGCTGTAG
- a CDS encoding DUF2797 domain-containing protein produces the protein MTDTRYLVHGVFWHAPDASKETDDGGSPVLRLQSPEGDFRQLSLGPGQRLGFEVVEPGRSCLGHVTVQSAGSRSHVLCTSSAPAVRGKQCERCFVLDESRLMHDFHRGGRVTPGLRDYLMQEHWLYVATFGGGATKVGTASGRSKWTRLAEQGAAVARYVAKARDGRVVRILEDVVTAEIGLTQQVRSAAKAEALLQPLPAAELDAINAGAAGEVRALLAHTAVDGFGTVEEQWARPAHADALYGAGACFGHKTPHAYPYALDGGQHGFDIAALSGANALARLDGSDAGFVVNLSQLAARTVVLGSFSSEVPAVQEALF, from the coding sequence GTGACCGATACCCGCTATCTGGTCCACGGGGTCTTTTGGCATGCACCGGACGCCTCCAAAGAAACGGACGACGGCGGCAGCCCCGTGCTGCGCCTCCAGTCACCTGAAGGGGACTTCCGCCAGCTGAGCCTCGGCCCGGGCCAACGGCTTGGCTTCGAAGTGGTGGAGCCCGGCAGGTCCTGCCTGGGCCACGTCACGGTCCAGTCCGCCGGATCGCGCAGCCACGTGCTCTGCACCTCTTCAGCTCCCGCCGTGCGGGGAAAGCAATGCGAGCGGTGCTTCGTGCTGGACGAGTCGCGGCTGATGCACGACTTCCACCGCGGCGGCCGGGTCACTCCCGGCCTCCGGGACTACCTGATGCAGGAGCACTGGCTCTATGTGGCCACCTTCGGCGGGGGCGCCACCAAGGTGGGAACGGCGTCGGGCCGCAGCAAGTGGACCAGGCTTGCCGAACAGGGTGCGGCGGTGGCGAGGTATGTTGCCAAGGCCCGGGATGGCCGCGTGGTGCGGATCCTCGAGGACGTGGTTACGGCCGAGATTGGCCTGACCCAGCAGGTGCGCTCGGCTGCCAAAGCGGAGGCACTGCTGCAGCCGCTCCCGGCCGCGGAGCTGGACGCCATTAATGCCGGTGCTGCCGGGGAGGTACGTGCACTGCTGGCGCACACCGCCGTCGACGGTTTCGGGACCGTGGAGGAGCAATGGGCGCGGCCCGCGCATGCTGACGCCCTATACGGCGCGGGCGCCTGTTTCGGGCACAAGACGCCCCATGCCTACCCGTACGCGCTGGACGGCGGACAGCACGGGTTCGACATTGCCGCACTCAGTGGGGCGAATGCGCTGGCACGGCTGGACGGCTCGGACGCCGGGTTCGTGGTCAACCTGTCCCAGTTGGCCGCCCGGACGGTCGTGCTGGGCAGCTTCTCCTCCGAGGTGCCTGCCGTACAGGAAGCGCTGTTCTGA
- a CDS encoding DUF3188 domain-containing protein, whose product MLNEFWATAPTRYKALVFSAMGLIAVGIILTLIGNTSGNQGLAMASLPLIGLGLVLHVVGLVVRGQAIRRNLRR is encoded by the coding sequence GTGCTGAACGAATTCTGGGCCACCGCGCCGACCCGCTACAAAGCCCTGGTTTTCAGCGCGATGGGACTGATCGCCGTCGGCATCATTCTCACCCTGATCGGCAACACCAGCGGGAACCAGGGACTGGCCATGGCCTCCCTGCCGCTGATCGGACTGGGCCTGGTCCTGCACGTCGTCGGCCTCGTGGTCCGCGGGCAGGCCATCCGAAGGAACCTGCGCCGGTAG
- a CDS encoding FAS1-like dehydratase domain-containing protein: protein MTINPDLQGRSYPAAEVYDVGREKIREFARAVKATHPAHFDVEAAKALGHDDLVAPPTFAIIIAQRADAQLIQDPEAGIDFSRVVHADQRFTHHRPIIAGDRLVAELHVDGVRAMGGGAMITTRSEIFALGAGDSRVPVTTTTSSILVRGEGQ, encoded by the coding sequence ATGACTATCAATCCGGACCTGCAGGGCAGAAGCTACCCTGCCGCAGAGGTGTACGACGTTGGCCGCGAAAAAATCCGCGAGTTCGCCCGCGCCGTGAAAGCCACCCACCCTGCACACTTCGACGTGGAAGCAGCCAAGGCCCTGGGCCACGACGACCTGGTGGCACCGCCCACCTTCGCCATCATCATCGCCCAGCGTGCCGACGCGCAGCTGATCCAGGATCCGGAAGCGGGCATCGACTTCTCCCGCGTGGTCCACGCTGACCAGCGCTTCACCCACCACCGGCCCATCATTGCCGGGGACCGCCTGGTGGCGGAGCTCCACGTGGACGGCGTCCGCGCCATGGGCGGCGGGGCCATGATCACCACCCGCTCGGAGATCTTCGCCCTCGGCGCCGGCGACTCACGGGTGCCCGTCACCACCACCACGTCATCCATCCTGGTCCGGGGAGAGGGACAGTAG
- a CDS encoding MaoC family dehydratase translates to MSLSIHELSPGQEIGSRTIEVTRTDLVKYAGASGDFNPIHWNEAFATSVELPGVIAHGMFTMGSAVQLVTDWAGDPAAVVDFQTRFTKPVLVADTTGTDQPGASIEVSGIIGKLDAEANTARIDLTVVSAGQKVLMKAQALVKLS, encoded by the coding sequence ATGAGCCTCAGCATCCACGAACTCAGCCCCGGCCAGGAGATCGGCAGCCGCACCATCGAGGTCACCCGGACAGACCTGGTCAAGTATGCCGGCGCTTCCGGAGACTTCAACCCCATCCACTGGAACGAGGCCTTCGCCACCAGCGTGGAACTGCCGGGCGTGATCGCCCACGGAATGTTCACCATGGGCTCAGCCGTCCAACTGGTGACCGACTGGGCAGGCGACCCCGCCGCCGTTGTCGATTTCCAGACCCGCTTCACCAAGCCAGTCCTGGTTGCGGACACCACCGGTACGGACCAGCCTGGCGCCAGCATCGAGGTCAGCGGCATCATCGGAAAGCTCGACGCCGAAGCCAACACGGCGCGCATCGACCTCACGGTGGTTTCCGCCGGGCAGAAAGTCCTGATGAAGGCCCAGGCCCTCGTCAAGCTGTCCTGA
- a CDS encoding MFS transporter, translating into MTTPAGTTASAAQVTAWRNAVVVAYGASGLAFASWVSRLPAIRDALDLTPGNVGIILLCMTLGSFASVSMSGLIVLRLGSKRTIRTGSIMVGAGLLTTGFGTTVLANPVATAIGLAIIGLGTGSWNTASNVEGAAVERAVGRHIMPRLHGAFSLGTVAGAGLGALAAAVSLPVFWHLAAAGTVVAVSVATAASWFRADDIAVKGERNYSPDNFEDPTTGPIPVIPAAGATEAPLDNKRKIAQAWRERRTLLLGILVLGLALAEGAAGDWVALALADGHGQSDAAGAAGYGLFVTFMTIGRFAGTPLLDRFGRVPVMRWCAAAAVLGLAVFVFAPVPWLAYVGLAAWGLGASLGFPVGMSAAADDPAKAAARVSVVSTIGYGAFLCGPPLLGLLAEHVGILHSLLAVMVMLAVSFVLSPVARKAA; encoded by the coding sequence TTGACCACTCCTGCAGGAACCACCGCCTCCGCTGCCCAGGTTACTGCCTGGCGCAACGCCGTCGTCGTTGCTTATGGCGCCAGCGGCCTGGCCTTTGCCTCCTGGGTCTCCCGGTTGCCGGCCATCCGGGACGCGCTGGACCTGACCCCGGGCAACGTGGGCATCATCCTGCTGTGCATGACGCTGGGCTCGTTCGCCTCCGTCTCCATGTCGGGGCTGATCGTGCTGCGCTTGGGCTCCAAGCGGACCATCCGCACCGGCAGCATCATGGTGGGCGCCGGGCTGCTGACCACCGGTTTTGGCACGACTGTGCTGGCAAACCCCGTGGCAACAGCCATAGGTCTGGCCATCATCGGCTTGGGCACAGGAAGCTGGAACACTGCCTCCAATGTGGAAGGCGCGGCGGTGGAACGCGCCGTGGGCCGGCACATCATGCCCCGGCTCCATGGCGCGTTCAGCCTTGGAACAGTGGCTGGCGCCGGACTGGGAGCCCTTGCTGCGGCCGTGTCCCTGCCCGTGTTCTGGCACCTGGCAGCAGCAGGGACGGTCGTTGCTGTTTCGGTGGCGACGGCGGCATCCTGGTTCCGTGCCGATGACATCGCGGTGAAGGGGGAGCGCAACTACTCCCCGGACAACTTCGAGGACCCCACCACGGGGCCCATTCCCGTAATTCCTGCCGCGGGCGCGACGGAGGCGCCGCTGGACAACAAGCGAAAGATCGCCCAGGCCTGGCGGGAACGGCGGACCCTGCTGCTGGGCATCCTGGTGCTGGGGCTCGCCCTGGCGGAGGGCGCCGCAGGGGACTGGGTGGCCCTGGCCCTGGCGGACGGCCACGGGCAAAGCGATGCCGCCGGTGCTGCCGGGTATGGCCTCTTTGTTACCTTCATGACCATCGGGCGGTTCGCCGGAACACCGCTGCTGGACCGGTTTGGGCGGGTTCCGGTTATGCGATGGTGCGCTGCCGCAGCCGTCCTGGGCCTGGCCGTGTTTGTCTTCGCCCCGGTGCCGTGGCTCGCGTACGTTGGGCTGGCGGCATGGGGCCTGGGCGCCTCCCTGGGCTTTCCGGTGGGCATGTCCGCTGCGGCCGACGATCCCGCCAAAGCCGCGGCCCGGGTATCGGTGGTGTCCACCATCGGGTACGGGGCGTTCCTGTGCGGGCCGCCGCTGCTGGGCCTGCTGGCCGAACACGTGGGCATACTGCATTCGCTCCTGGCCGTGATGGTGATGCTGGCCGTGAGCTTCGTGCTGTCGCCGGTGGCCCGGAAGGCCGCATAG
- a CDS encoding UDP-N-acetylmuramate dehydrogenase, which translates to MTPTLLSSLTTSAVGGPAGTFIEARTEAEIIDAVRSADAAGEQVLIISGGSNLLVSDDGFPGTVIKIASEGFTVNAEDSCGGVAVVVQAGHNWDKLVEHAVRHAWSGIEALSGIPGSTGATPVQNVGAYGAEVSQTIAAVRTWDRQRNAVQTFTNSELKFGYRDSILKQTTVNGSPRYVVLTVEFQLPLGRMSAPIRYAELARSLGVEVGKRAYANDVRREVLRLRGSKGMVWDAADRDTYSTGSFFTNPIVPADVAEKLPEAAPRYPAGQDGLVKLSAAWLIDQAGFGKGFGLEPEGVAGGRASLSTKHTLAITNRGSASAADMVAVAREVRTGVERRFGISLHPEPLLIGLEL; encoded by the coding sequence GTGACTCCCACCCTGCTTTCCTCCCTGACCACGTCCGCCGTCGGCGGCCCCGCCGGTACGTTCATCGAGGCCCGGACCGAGGCGGAGATCATCGACGCCGTCCGTTCCGCGGACGCGGCCGGTGAGCAGGTGCTGATCATCAGCGGTGGATCCAACCTTCTGGTGTCCGACGACGGGTTCCCCGGCACCGTCATCAAGATCGCTTCCGAGGGGTTCACGGTCAACGCGGAGGATTCCTGCGGGGGAGTGGCCGTGGTGGTGCAGGCCGGGCACAACTGGGACAAGCTCGTGGAGCACGCCGTCCGCCACGCCTGGTCCGGCATCGAGGCGCTCTCCGGCATTCCCGGCTCAACCGGCGCCACTCCCGTCCAGAACGTGGGCGCCTACGGTGCGGAAGTTTCCCAGACCATCGCCGCCGTCCGCACCTGGGACCGGCAGCGGAATGCCGTGCAGACCTTCACCAACTCGGAGCTGAAGTTCGGCTACCGGGACTCCATCCTCAAACAGACCACCGTCAACGGCTCGCCCCGGTACGTGGTGCTGACCGTGGAATTCCAGCTGCCGCTGGGGCGGATGAGCGCCCCCATCCGGTACGCCGAACTGGCCCGCTCCCTCGGCGTGGAAGTAGGCAAGCGTGCCTACGCCAACGACGTCCGCCGGGAAGTGCTCCGGCTGCGTGGCTCCAAGGGCATGGTGTGGGACGCCGCGGACCGGGACACGTACTCCACCGGCTCCTTCTTCACCAACCCGATCGTTCCTGCCGACGTCGCGGAAAAGCTGCCGGAAGCGGCACCGCGCTACCCCGCAGGGCAGGACGGGCTGGTGAAACTGTCGGCAGCTTGGCTGATCGACCAGGCAGGGTTCGGCAAGGGCTTCGGCCTGGAACCGGAAGGCGTGGCCGGTGGCCGCGCTTCGCTGTCCACCAAGCACACCCTGGCCATCACCAACCGCGGCTCCGCCAGCGCCGCCGACATGGTGGCTGTCGCACGGGAAGTGCGGACCGGCGTCGAACGACGCTTTGGCATCTCGCTGCACCCGGAGCCGCTGCTGATCGGCCTGGAGCTCTAA
- a CDS encoding winged helix DNA-binding domain-containing protein, translated as MAAQAALRDPRTMGRLRLASQRLADNGAASAAELVRWMTAMQAQDLQAALWAVGVRVPGAGIADVRAAINSGAVVRSWPMRGTLHLVAPEDLRWMLELTAERLARSIAGRHRQLGIAWTDVEKARDLALDRILSEGPISRAGLFRVFDAGGQPTQGQRGIHLLGSLCRHGWLVLGPFAGNQQLIAAFDQWIPASRALAREEALAGFLLRYFRSHGPATLRDFAWWTQLPLTEVRGAFERVRQELVELEFEGTTYWLSPDVAALLDTGLPGARSLHLLPGFDEFVLGYTDRTHVLDPGHADLIVPGGNGVFKKTVVAAGKVIGTWALQGTGPRAVVVPELFEGTQPMGPAAQAALARAAKRYLAFLVD; from the coding sequence ATGGCTGCACAAGCTGCTTTGCGCGACCCAAGGACCATGGGGCGGCTGAGGCTCGCGTCCCAGCGGCTCGCTGATAATGGTGCCGCGTCCGCTGCGGAGCTGGTTCGGTGGATGACCGCCATGCAGGCACAGGACCTGCAGGCGGCACTGTGGGCGGTAGGTGTCCGGGTGCCCGGGGCAGGGATCGCAGACGTCAGGGCTGCGATCAACAGCGGTGCGGTGGTCCGCTCCTGGCCCATGCGCGGGACGCTGCATCTGGTGGCTCCTGAGGACCTGCGCTGGATGCTGGAGCTCACGGCCGAGCGGCTGGCCAGGAGCATCGCGGGCCGCCACCGGCAGCTGGGCATCGCATGGACCGACGTGGAGAAGGCACGCGACTTGGCGCTGGACCGCATCCTGTCTGAGGGTCCCATCAGCCGCGCCGGGCTGTTCAGGGTGTTCGACGCCGGTGGCCAGCCGACGCAGGGCCAGCGGGGGATCCATCTCCTGGGTTCGCTGTGCCGGCACGGGTGGCTGGTGCTGGGGCCCTTTGCCGGAAACCAGCAGCTGATCGCGGCCTTCGATCAATGGATCCCGGCGTCCCGCGCCCTGGCACGCGAGGAGGCTCTGGCCGGATTCCTCCTCCGCTACTTCCGTAGCCACGGGCCGGCCACGCTCCGCGACTTCGCCTGGTGGACACAGTTGCCGCTGACCGAGGTCCGGGGCGCGTTTGAGCGCGTCCGCCAGGAGTTGGTGGAACTGGAGTTCGAGGGCACCACCTACTGGCTCTCACCTGATGTGGCCGCCCTCCTGGATACGGGCCTTCCGGGTGCGCGGTCCCTGCACCTGCTGCCGGGTTTTGACGAGTTCGTCCTGGGCTACACGGACCGGACACACGTCCTGGACCCCGGGCATGCCGATCTGATCGTGCCCGGCGGGAACGGCGTCTTCAAGAAGACGGTGGTCGCCGCGGGGAAGGTGATTGGCACCTGGGCGCTGCAGGGCACCGGGCCGCGTGCCGTCGTCGTACCCGAACTCTTTGAGGGGACCCAGCCAATGGGCCCCGCAGCACAGGCCGCCCTTGCCCGCGCTGCCAAACGCTACCTTGCTTTCCTTGTCGACTGA
- a CDS encoding polysaccharide deacetylase family protein yields the protein MTFDDGWASQYDNALPILEKYGVPATMYVLSGSINTSDYMSQAQIQAFASRGDEIASHTVTHPDLTKLSAAELENELAQSKATLQQMFGPSVGLDFASPYGAYDATTTAAVRKHYATQRNTDDGFNAQAGFDAYNILVQTVDSSTTTATVQRWINTAKANNTWLVLVYHEVGVSLGQDIYHTDTAVLDSHMAAVKNSGLPMVTVRQGANAQASPNTPPPASNAAGHR from the coding sequence GTGACATTCGACGACGGCTGGGCCAGCCAGTACGACAATGCACTGCCCATCCTGGAGAAGTACGGAGTTCCGGCCACGATGTACGTCCTCTCGGGATCCATCAATACTTCGGATTACATGTCGCAGGCCCAAATCCAGGCCTTTGCAAGCCGGGGTGACGAGATCGCGTCCCACACTGTGACCCACCCGGACCTGACCAAACTTTCCGCCGCCGAGCTCGAGAACGAGCTTGCGCAGAGCAAAGCCACGCTGCAACAGATGTTTGGTCCCTCCGTGGGACTGGATTTCGCCTCACCCTATGGGGCGTACGACGCAACCACCACTGCGGCCGTCCGGAAGCACTACGCCACCCAGCGCAACACCGACGACGGGTTCAATGCCCAGGCCGGTTTCGACGCATACAACATCCTTGTCCAAACCGTCGATTCCAGCACCACCACCGCCACCGTGCAGCGCTGGATCAATACCGCGAAAGCAAACAACACGTGGCTGGTGTTGGTCTACCACGAGGTGGGAGTGAGCCTCGGCCAGGATATTTACCATACGGACACTGCCGTGCTCGATTCCCATATGGCGGCAGTGAAGAACAGTGGGTTGCCAATGGTGACCGTCCGCCAGGGTGCCAACGCCCAGGCCTCGCCAAACACGCCACCGCCGGCCAGCAACGCCGCCGGTCACCGGTGA